The following are from one region of the Arachis duranensis cultivar V14167 chromosome 10, aradu.V14167.gnm2.J7QH, whole genome shotgun sequence genome:
- the LOC107471081 gene encoding serine/threonine-protein kinase PBL34 isoform X1: MGFGNNKNSSSSSSSNHNNNNNNNNNNNNNNVIKAGSLDVGKSKGRKKGENEKGWWPKFSFFGSCIPSRSKVVTSISGTTSTQTAEIKSVSESCTKETVAPPESTMTTTTSNEESIPSTPKVSEELKVASCLRKFTFNGLKVATRNFRPESLLGEGGFGCVFKGWIEENGIAPVKPGTGLTVAVKTLNHNGNQGHKEWLAELNYLGDLVHPNLVKLIGFCIEDDQRLLVYEFMPRGSLENHLFRRPLPLPWSIRMKIALGAAKGLAFLHEEAQRPIIYRDFKTSNILLDAEYNAKLSDFGLAKDGPEGEKTHVSTRVMGTYGYAAPEYVMTGHLTSKSDVYSFGVVLLEMLTGRRAIDKRRPNGEHNLVEWARPVLGDHRILFRIVDPRLEGHFSVKGAQKAAQLAAQCLSRDPKSRPLMSEVVQSLKPLPNLKDMAISSYHFQVTRVERTFSMPNHKNGIKTQLVALPKKGQPVRTLSTPNVPHGSPYLNYSKSPKPKE, encoded by the exons ATGGGTTTTGGGAATAATAAGAATAGTagtagcagcagcagcagcaaccacaacaacaacaacaacaacaacaacaataataataataataatgttattaAAGCTGGAAGTTTGGATGTGGGAAAATCAAAGGgaaggaagaagggagagaATGAGAAAGGGTGGTGGCCTAAATTTAGTTTCTTTGGGAGCTGCATACCTTCAAGATCAAAGGTTGTTACCTCCATTAGTGGCACTACTTCTACTCAAACTg CAGAAATCAAATCTGTGTCGGAGAGCTGCACGAAAGAAACTGTTGCTCCTCCAGAGTCCACtatgacaacaacaacaagcaaTGAAGAGAGTATTCCTTCCACTCCAAAAGTTAGTGAGGAGTTGAAGGTAGCTTCTTGTTTGAGAAAATTCACATTCAATGGACTTAAGGTGGCAACTCGGAATTTCAGACCGGAGAGTCTTCTTGGAGAGGGAGGGTTTGGTTGTGTATTCAAGGGTTGGATTGAGGAGAATGGAATTGCACCCGTTAAACCGGGTACCGGTCTTACTGTTGCAGTCAAGACCCTGAACCACAATGGAAATCAGGGTCACAAAGAGTGGCTT GCTGAATTAAACTATCTCGGTGATCTTGTCCATCCTAATCTTGTTAAATTGATTGGTTTCTGTATAGAAGATGaccagagattattggtttatgAGTTTATGCCCCGAGGCAGTTTGGAGAATCACCTCTTTAGAA GACCCCTACCGCTTCCTTGGTCTATCAGAATGAAAATTGCACTTGGTGCTGCAAAAGGTCTTGCTTTTCTTCATGAAGAGGCTCAGAGGCCAATAATCTATCGCGATTTCAAGACATCCAATATCCTATTGGATGCG GAATACAATGCAAAGCTCTCTGATTTTGGACTTGCCAAAGATGGCCCTGAGGGGGAAAAGACACATGTATCAACAAGAGTCATGGGAACATATGGTTATGCTGCTCCGGAGTATGTCATGACCG GACATTTGACATCAAAAAGTGATGTCTACAGTTTCGGAGTGGTGCTTCTTGAAATGCTCACTGGCCGCCGAGCAATCGATAAGAGAAGACCAAATGGAGAACACAATCTGGTTGAGTGGGCTAGACCTGTACTTGGAGATCATAGGATCCTATTCCGGATAGTCGATCCCCGGCTTGAAGGGCACTTCTCGGTTAAAGGTGCACAGAAAGCTGCCCAGCTAGCTGCTCAATGCCTTAGCCGCGACCCGAAATCCAGACCTTTGATGAGTGAAGTTGTTCAAAGTTTAAAGCCATTGCCAAACCTTAAGGATATGGCCATTTCTTCTTACCACTTCCAGGTCACGCGAGTCGAGCGTACTTTCTCCATGCCAAATCATAAAAACGGCATCAAAACGCAGTTAGTAGCTTTACCAAAGAAAGGTCAACCTGTAAGGACATTGTCAACTCCAAATGTTCCACATGGTT
- the LOC107471081 gene encoding serine/threonine-protein kinase PBL34 isoform X2 produces MGFGNNKNSSSSSSSNHNNNNNNNNNNNNNNVIKAGSLDVGKSKGRKKGENEKGWWPKFSFFGSCIPSRSKVVTSISGTTSTQTEIKSVSESCTKETVAPPESTMTTTTSNEESIPSTPKVSEELKVASCLRKFTFNGLKVATRNFRPESLLGEGGFGCVFKGWIEENGIAPVKPGTGLTVAVKTLNHNGNQGHKEWLAELNYLGDLVHPNLVKLIGFCIEDDQRLLVYEFMPRGSLENHLFRRPLPLPWSIRMKIALGAAKGLAFLHEEAQRPIIYRDFKTSNILLDAEYNAKLSDFGLAKDGPEGEKTHVSTRVMGTYGYAAPEYVMTGHLTSKSDVYSFGVVLLEMLTGRRAIDKRRPNGEHNLVEWARPVLGDHRILFRIVDPRLEGHFSVKGAQKAAQLAAQCLSRDPKSRPLMSEVVQSLKPLPNLKDMAISSYHFQVTRVERTFSMPNHKNGIKTQLVALPKKGQPVRTLSTPNVPHGSPYLNYSKSPKPKE; encoded by the exons ATGGGTTTTGGGAATAATAAGAATAGTagtagcagcagcagcagcaaccacaacaacaacaacaacaacaacaacaataataataataataatgttattaAAGCTGGAAGTTTGGATGTGGGAAAATCAAAGGgaaggaagaagggagagaATGAGAAAGGGTGGTGGCCTAAATTTAGTTTCTTTGGGAGCTGCATACCTTCAAGATCAAAGGTTGTTACCTCCATTAGTGGCACTACTTCTACTCAAACTg AAATCAAATCTGTGTCGGAGAGCTGCACGAAAGAAACTGTTGCTCCTCCAGAGTCCACtatgacaacaacaacaagcaaTGAAGAGAGTATTCCTTCCACTCCAAAAGTTAGTGAGGAGTTGAAGGTAGCTTCTTGTTTGAGAAAATTCACATTCAATGGACTTAAGGTGGCAACTCGGAATTTCAGACCGGAGAGTCTTCTTGGAGAGGGAGGGTTTGGTTGTGTATTCAAGGGTTGGATTGAGGAGAATGGAATTGCACCCGTTAAACCGGGTACCGGTCTTACTGTTGCAGTCAAGACCCTGAACCACAATGGAAATCAGGGTCACAAAGAGTGGCTT GCTGAATTAAACTATCTCGGTGATCTTGTCCATCCTAATCTTGTTAAATTGATTGGTTTCTGTATAGAAGATGaccagagattattggtttatgAGTTTATGCCCCGAGGCAGTTTGGAGAATCACCTCTTTAGAA GACCCCTACCGCTTCCTTGGTCTATCAGAATGAAAATTGCACTTGGTGCTGCAAAAGGTCTTGCTTTTCTTCATGAAGAGGCTCAGAGGCCAATAATCTATCGCGATTTCAAGACATCCAATATCCTATTGGATGCG GAATACAATGCAAAGCTCTCTGATTTTGGACTTGCCAAAGATGGCCCTGAGGGGGAAAAGACACATGTATCAACAAGAGTCATGGGAACATATGGTTATGCTGCTCCGGAGTATGTCATGACCG GACATTTGACATCAAAAAGTGATGTCTACAGTTTCGGAGTGGTGCTTCTTGAAATGCTCACTGGCCGCCGAGCAATCGATAAGAGAAGACCAAATGGAGAACACAATCTGGTTGAGTGGGCTAGACCTGTACTTGGAGATCATAGGATCCTATTCCGGATAGTCGATCCCCGGCTTGAAGGGCACTTCTCGGTTAAAGGTGCACAGAAAGCTGCCCAGCTAGCTGCTCAATGCCTTAGCCGCGACCCGAAATCCAGACCTTTGATGAGTGAAGTTGTTCAAAGTTTAAAGCCATTGCCAAACCTTAAGGATATGGCCATTTCTTCTTACCACTTCCAGGTCACGCGAGTCGAGCGTACTTTCTCCATGCCAAATCATAAAAACGGCATCAAAACGCAGTTAGTAGCTTTACCAAAGAAAGGTCAACCTGTAAGGACATTGTCAACTCCAAATGTTCCACATGGTT